One window from the genome of Oryctolagus cuniculus chromosome 1, mOryCun1.1, whole genome shotgun sequence encodes:
- the BBLN gene encoding bublin coiled-coil protein, whose amino-acid sequence MSGPNGDLGVPVEAGAEGEDDGFGEAEYAAINAMLDQIDSVLDHLEEKNDRLHARLRELLESNRQVRLEFQQRLGEAPGEAGS is encoded by the exons ATGTCGGGCCCCAACGGGGACCTGGGCGTGCCGGTGGAGGCGGGTGCGGAAGGCGAGGACGACGGCTTCGGGGAAGCAG AGTACGCTGCCATCAACGCCATGCTGGACCAGATCGACTCCGTGCTGGACCACCTGGAGGAGAAGAACGACCGCCTGCACGCCCGCCTGCGCGAGCTGCTGGAGTCCAACCGGCAGGTGCGCCTGGAGTTCCAGCAGCGGCTCGGGGAGGCGCCGGGGGAGGCCGGCTCCTAG